A region from the Pseudomonas sp. Teo4 genome encodes:
- the metX gene encoding homoserine O-succinyltransferase MetX — MSTVLPEDSVGLVTPQIARFDEPLALACGRSLASYELVYETYGTLNASASNAVLICHALSGHHHAAGYHAPTDRKPGWWDSCIGPGKPIDTNRFFVVSLNNLGGCNGSTGPSSINPASGKPYGADFPVLTVVDWVHSQARLADRLGIQQWAAVVGGSLGGMQALQWTMTYPDRVRHCVDIASAPKLSAQNIAFNEVARQAILTDPEFHGGSFQDQGVIPKRGLMLARMVGHITYLSDDSMGEKFGRELKSDKLNYDFHSVEFQVESYLRYQGEEFSGRFDANTYLLMTKALDYFDPAAAHGGDLAATLAHVKADYCIMSFTTDWRFSPARSREIVDALMAARKNVCYLDIDSPYGHDAFLIPTPRYIQGFSNYMNRIAI; from the coding sequence ATGTCCACTGTCCTTCCCGAAGATTCCGTCGGTCTGGTAACACCGCAAATTGCCCGGTTCGATGAACCGCTGGCCCTGGCCTGTGGCCGCTCGCTGGCCAGCTACGAGCTGGTTTACGAGACCTATGGCACCCTGAATGCCAGCGCGAGCAATGCCGTGCTGATCTGCCATGCGTTGTCCGGCCATCACCATGCCGCTGGCTACCATGCCCCCACCGACCGCAAGCCGGGCTGGTGGGACAGCTGCATCGGCCCCGGCAAGCCGATCGACACCAATCGCTTCTTCGTGGTCAGCCTGAACAACCTGGGTGGCTGCAACGGCAGTACCGGCCCCAGCAGCATCAACCCAGCCAGTGGCAAGCCCTATGGCGCCGACTTCCCGGTATTGACCGTGGTGGACTGGGTGCACAGCCAGGCGCGCCTGGCCGATCGCCTGGGCATCCAGCAATGGGCCGCAGTAGTGGGCGGCAGCCTGGGCGGCATGCAGGCCTTGCAGTGGACCATGACCTACCCCGACCGCGTGCGCCACTGTGTAGACATCGCGTCTGCACCCAAACTGTCGGCGCAGAACATCGCCTTCAACGAAGTGGCACGCCAGGCCATCCTCACCGACCCCGAATTCCACGGCGGCTCGTTCCAGGATCAAGGCGTTATCCCCAAGCGCGGCCTGATGCTGGCCCGCATGGTCGGCCATATCACTTACCTGTCGGATGACTCGATGGGTGAGAAATTCGGCCGTGAGCTCAAGAGCGACAAGCTCAACTACGACTTCCACAGCGTCGAGTTCCAGGTCGAAAGCTACCTGCGCTACCAGGGCGAAGAGTTCTCCGGCCGCTTCGACGCCAACACCTATCTGCTGATGACCAAGGCACTGGACTACTTCGACCCGGCTGCAGCCCACGGCGGCGACCTGGCGGCGACCCTGGCTCACGTCAAGGCAGACTATTGCATCATGTCGTTCACCACCGACTGGCGCTTCTCGCCGGCCCGCTCGCGAGAGATCGTCGACGCCCTGATGGCCGCACGCAAGAACGTCTGTTACCTGGATATCGACTCACCTTACGGGCACGATGCCTTCCTGATCCCGACACCTCGGTACATTCAGGGCTTCTCGAACTACATGAACCGCATCGCCATCTGA
- the trmB gene encoding tRNA (guanosine(46)-N7)-methyltransferase TrmB, whose translation MTESQDTPSTADGEARPHRRIKSFVMRAGRMTEGQQRGLDQGGPQFILPLADSPVDYDQVFGRSAPRTLEIGFGMGHSLLEMAAAAPELDFIGVEVHRPGVGALLNGVLTQGLKNLRVYDCDAIEVLNRCVADNSLDRLMLFFPDPWHKARHHKRRIVQLEFAELVRRKLKPGGVFHMATDWEPYAEYMLEVMSAAPGYRNQAADGAYVPRPEERPITKFERRGERLGHGVWDLKFEKVD comes from the coding sequence ATGACTGAATCGCAAGATACGCCGAGCACCGCTGACGGCGAAGCGCGCCCCCACCGCCGCATCAAGAGTTTCGTGATGCGTGCCGGGCGCATGACCGAAGGCCAGCAACGAGGCCTCGACCAGGGTGGCCCGCAGTTCATCCTGCCGCTGGCTGACAGCCCGGTGGACTACGACCAGGTGTTTGGCCGTTCGGCGCCGCGTACTCTGGAAATCGGCTTCGGCATGGGCCATTCCCTGCTGGAAATGGCTGCTGCCGCGCCGGAGCTGGACTTCATCGGTGTCGAAGTGCACCGTCCGGGCGTTGGCGCGCTGCTCAACGGCGTGCTGACCCAGGGCCTGAAGAACCTGCGGGTGTATGACTGCGACGCCATCGAAGTGCTCAACCGCTGCGTGGCCGACAACAGCCTCGACCGCCTGATGCTGTTCTTCCCTGACCCATGGCACAAGGCGCGCCACCACAAGCGCCGTATCGTGCAGCTGGAGTTTGCCGAGCTGGTTCGACGCAAACTGAAGCCGGGCGGCGTGTTCCACATGGCCACCGACTGGGAGCCGTATGCCGAGTACATGCTGGAAGTGATGAGCGCGGCACCGGGTTATCGCAACCAGGCGGCCGATGGTGCTTATGTCCCGCGTCCGGAAGAACGTCCGATCACCAAGTTCGAGCGCCGTGGTGAGCGCTTGGGGCATGGGGTGTGGGATCTGAAGTTCGAGAAGGTGGATTGA
- the rpoH gene encoding RNA polymerase sigma factor RpoH, whose translation MTTSLQPAYALVPGANLEAYVHTVNSIPLLTVEQERDLAERLYYEQDLEAARQMVMAHLRFVVHIARSYAGYGLAQADLIQEGNVGLMKAVKRFNPEMGVRLVSFAVHWIKAEIHEFILRNWRIVKVATTKAQRKLFFNLRSQKKRLAWLNNDEVHRVAESLGVEPREVREMESRLSGQDMAFDPAAEADDDSAFQSPAHYLEDHRYDPAVQLEDADWSDNSTSNLHEALQGLDERSRDILYQRWLAEEKATLHELADKYSVSAERIRQLEKNAMNKVKALITI comes from the coding sequence ATGACCACATCGTTGCAACCTGCCTATGCCCTGGTTCCTGGTGCAAACCTGGAGGCCTACGTGCACACGGTCAACAGCATTCCGCTGCTGACTGTCGAGCAGGAGCGTGATCTGGCCGAGCGTCTCTACTATGAGCAGGATCTCGAGGCCGCTCGGCAAATGGTGATGGCCCACCTGCGTTTCGTCGTACACATCGCCCGTAGCTACGCCGGCTACGGTCTGGCCCAGGCCGACCTTATCCAGGAAGGCAATGTCGGCCTGATGAAGGCGGTCAAGCGCTTCAACCCGGAAATGGGCGTGCGCCTGGTGTCGTTCGCAGTGCACTGGATCAAGGCAGAGATCCACGAATTCATTCTGCGCAACTGGCGCATCGTCAAGGTGGCGACCACCAAGGCCCAGCGCAAGCTGTTCTTCAACCTGCGCAGCCAGAAGAAGCGTCTGGCGTGGCTGAACAACGATGAAGTCCATCGTGTAGCTGAAAGCCTGGGTGTCGAGCCGCGCGAAGTGCGTGAGATGGAAAGCCGCCTGAGTGGCCAGGACATGGCCTTTGACCCGGCCGCCGAGGCCGACGATGACAGTGCCTTCCAGTCGCCTGCGCATTATCTGGAAGACCACCGTTACGACCCGGCTGTGCAGCTGGAGGATGCCGACTGGAGCGACAACTCCACCAGCAACCTGCACGAAGCACTGCAAGGCCTGGACGAACGTAGCCGCGACATTCTCTACCAGCGTTGGCTGGCCGAGGAGAAAGCGACCTTGCATGAGCTGGCGGACAAGTACAGTGTGTCGGCCGAGCGTATTCGCCAGTTGGAGAAGAACGCGATGAACAAGGTCAAGGCGTTGATCACCATCTGA
- the hemW gene encoding radical SAM family heme chaperone HemW → MTDKLSTRPHLPGAAGFAVLPPLALYIHIPWCVRKCPYCDFNSHAAGPELPEDAYVDALLTDLDQELVAVQGRPISSIFFGGGTPSLFSANALGRLLRGVEQRIPFAADIEITLEANPGTFEQEKFKAYRQTGINRLSIGVQSFQPAKLEALGRIHNGDEAIRAAGMARAAGFDNFNMDLMHGLPDQSLEDALGDLRQAIDLGPTHLSWYQLTVEPNTVFWNQPPELPEDDILWDIQEAGQALMAEHGFAQYEVSAYAQPGRPARHNLNYWRFGDFIGIGAGAHGKLTFADGRILRTWKTRLPKDYLNLAKPFKAGEKLLPADELPFEFLMNALRLTQGVEAELFTQRTGLPLEQLAEARRAAEQKGLLQVEPDRLVATPRGQLFLNDLLQYFLT, encoded by the coding sequence ATGACCGATAAGCTGTCCACCCGACCGCACCTGCCAGGTGCGGCGGGTTTCGCCGTGCTGCCGCCCCTGGCGTTGTACATCCATATCCCGTGGTGCGTGCGCAAGTGCCCCTACTGCGACTTCAACTCCCACGCCGCCGGGCCTGAATTGCCGGAAGATGCCTACGTCGACGCGCTGCTGACCGATCTCGACCAGGAGTTGGTGGCGGTACAAGGCCGCCCGATCAGCTCGATCTTCTTCGGCGGCGGCACCCCGAGCCTGTTCAGCGCCAACGCCCTCGGCCGCCTGCTGCGAGGTGTCGAGCAGCGTATTCCGTTCGCGGCGGATATCGAAATCACCCTGGAGGCCAACCCGGGTACTTTCGAGCAGGAGAAGTTCAAAGCCTACCGACAGACCGGAATCAACCGCCTGTCCATTGGCGTGCAAAGCTTCCAGCCGGCCAAGCTCGAAGCGTTGGGCCGCATCCACAATGGCGATGAAGCGATCCGTGCTGCCGGCATGGCACGCGCTGCCGGCTTCGACAACTTCAACATGGACCTGATGCACGGCCTGCCCGACCAGTCGCTGGAAGACGCGCTGGGCGACCTGCGCCAGGCCATCGACCTGGGGCCGACGCATCTGTCCTGGTACCAGTTGACCGTCGAGCCGAACACCGTGTTCTGGAACCAGCCGCCCGAGCTGCCGGAGGACGATATCCTCTGGGACATCCAGGAAGCGGGCCAGGCTCTGATGGCCGAGCACGGCTTCGCCCAGTACGAAGTGTCCGCCTACGCCCAGCCGGGTCGACCGGCCAGGCACAACCTCAATTACTGGCGCTTCGGCGACTTCATCGGCATTGGCGCCGGCGCCCATGGCAAGCTGACCTTCGCCGACGGGCGCATCCTGCGCACCTGGAAAACCCGGCTACCCAAGGACTACCTGAACCTGGCCAAGCCGTTCAAGGCTGGCGAGAAGCTGCTGCCTGCCGATGAGCTACCGTTCGAGTTCCTGATGAACGCTCTGCGCCTGACCCAGGGTGTTGAAGCTGAGCTGTTCACCCAGCGAACCGGCCTGCCGCTGGAACAGCTGGCCGAGGCGCGCCGCGCCGCCGAACAAAAGGGCCTTTTGCAGGTCGAACCGGATCGACTGGTGGCCACGCCACGGGGCCAGCTGTTCCTCAATGACCTGCTGCAGTATTTCTTGACCTAA
- a CDS encoding DUF4426 domain-containing protein yields the protein MRRLALFLISLCLALPVLAADAAKPERKEVFGDVTVHYSAFTSSMLQPDIAAATGLTRSKNQGVLNIAVLKASKPAMAVVSGTVKDLTGRSNPLSFKQITDQGAVYYIAQFKIEQAETLTFDVNVETGGVSHKLSFNQEVFPGE from the coding sequence ATGCGTCGCCTAGCCCTGTTCCTGATCAGCCTGTGCCTGGCCCTGCCGGTACTGGCTGCCGATGCCGCCAAGCCCGAGCGCAAGGAAGTCTTCGGCGATGTGACGGTCCACTACAGCGCCTTCACCTCGAGCATGCTGCAACCGGACATCGCCGCCGCCACGGGGCTTACTCGCAGCAAGAACCAGGGCGTGCTGAACATTGCCGTGCTCAAGGCCAGCAAGCCTGCCATGGCGGTGGTCAGCGGCACGGTGAAAGACCTGACCGGGCGCAGTAACCCGTTGTCGTTCAAACAGATCACTGACCAGGGTGCGGTGTACTACATCGCCCAGTTCAAGATCGAACAGGCAGAAACCCTGACGTTCGACGTGAATGTCGAAACTGGCGGCGTCAGCCATAAACTCAGCTTCAATCAGGAAGTATTCCCAGGCGAATGA
- the ftsE gene encoding cell division ATP-binding protein FtsE, translating into MIRFEQVAKRYPNGHVGLHELSFRARRGEFLFVTGHSGAGKSTLLRLLLAMERPTSGKLMLAGQDLGQISNSQIPFLRRQIGVVFQNHQLLFDRTVFNNIALPLQILGLSKAEIAKRVDSALERVSLTDKGELFPADLSTGQQQRVGIARAIVHQPALLLADEPTGNLDPRLAAEIMGVFEDINRLGTTVLIASHDLALIARMRHRMLTLQRGRLIGDGEAGQ; encoded by the coding sequence ATGATCCGATTCGAACAGGTTGCCAAGCGCTACCCCAATGGCCATGTCGGCTTGCATGAGCTGAGTTTCCGGGCGCGCCGGGGCGAATTCCTGTTCGTCACGGGCCACTCGGGTGCCGGCAAGAGCACCTTGTTGCGCCTGCTGCTGGCCATGGAGCGTCCGACCAGCGGCAAGCTGATGCTGGCAGGGCAGGACCTGGGGCAGATCAGCAATTCGCAGATCCCGTTCCTGCGCCGGCAGATCGGCGTGGTGTTCCAGAACCACCAGTTGCTGTTCGATCGCACGGTGTTCAACAACATCGCTTTGCCGCTGCAGATTCTCGGGCTGTCCAAGGCCGAAATCGCCAAGCGCGTGGATTCGGCGTTGGAGCGTGTGTCGCTGACCGACAAGGGCGAGCTGTTCCCGGCCGACCTGTCCACCGGCCAGCAACAGCGGGTGGGTATCGCCCGCGCTATCGTCCATCAGCCGGCCCTGCTGCTGGCCGACGAACCCACCGGTAACCTCGACCCACGCCTGGCGGCGGAAATCATGGGGGTGTTCGAGGACATCAACCGTCTGGGCACCACGGTTTTGATCGCCAGTCACGACCTGGCACTGATCGCGCGCATGCGCCACCGCATGCTGACCCTGCAGCGCGGTCGATTGATCGGCGATGGGGAGGCCGGGCAATGA
- a CDS encoding YggT family protein — protein MNALSGALIFVVQTLVSLYLVIVLLRFVLQLVKANFYNPLCQFAVRATQPLLKPIRRIIPSVGGLDTSSLLLSVVIQALLMGFVLMVTYGTFGDILHLLMWAIIGITSLFLKIFWVAMIVMVIVSWVAPNSHNPAAELAYQISEPVLAPFRRIVPNLGGMDISPIFAFIAIQVLQSFVMPPLAAYAGMPQELWRMI, from the coding sequence ATGAATGCACTGTCCGGTGCCTTGATTTTCGTAGTGCAAACCCTGGTCAGCCTGTACCTGGTGATCGTCCTGCTGCGCTTCGTACTGCAACTGGTCAAGGCCAACTTCTACAACCCGCTGTGCCAGTTCGCTGTGCGCGCCACGCAGCCACTGCTCAAGCCGATTCGCCGCATCATCCCGAGCGTCGGCGGGCTGGACACCTCGTCACTGTTGCTGTCGGTGGTCATTCAGGCGTTGCTGATGGGCTTCGTGCTGATGGTCACCTACGGCACCTTCGGCGACATCCTGCACCTGCTGATGTGGGCGATCATTGGCATCACTTCGCTGTTCCTGAAGATTTTCTGGGTCGCGATGATCGTCATGGTGATCGTCTCGTGGGTTGCGCCGAACAGCCACAACCCTGCCGCCGAGCTGGCCTACCAGATCAGCGAGCCGGTACTGGCGCCGTTCCGCCGCATCGTGCCTAACCTGGGCGGCATGGACATTTCGCCGATCTTCGCTTTCATTGCGATCCAGGTGCTGCAGTCGTTCGTCATGCCTCCGCTGGCGGCCTACGCCGGCATGCCACAGGAACTGTGGCGGATGATCTGA
- a CDS encoding thiazole synthase: MSNVRSDKPFTLAGRTFESRLLVGTGKYRDMEETRLAIEASGAEIVTVAVRRTNIGQNPGEPNLLDVLPPDRYTILPNTAGCYDAVEAVRTCRLARELLDGHNLVKLEVLADQKTLFPNVIETLKAAEVLVKDGFDVMVYTSDDPIIARQLAEAGCIAVMPLAGLIGTGLGICNPYNLQIILEESKVPVLVDAGVGTASDATIAMEMGCEAVLMNSAIAHAQQPVLMAEAMKHAIVAGRMAYLAGRMPKKLYASASSPLDGLIK, encoded by the coding sequence ATGAGCAACGTTCGTAGCGACAAGCCTTTCACCCTGGCCGGGCGCACGTTTGAGTCGCGCCTGCTGGTCGGTACCGGCAAGTACCGTGACATGGAAGAAACCCGTCTGGCCATCGAGGCTTCGGGTGCCGAGATCGTCACTGTCGCCGTGCGCCGCACCAACATCGGCCAGAACCCGGGCGAACCGAACCTGCTCGACGTGCTGCCACCGGACCGCTACACCATCCTGCCGAACACCGCTGGCTGCTACGACGCGGTCGAAGCTGTGCGCACCTGCCGCCTGGCCCGAGAGCTGCTGGATGGCCACAACCTGGTCAAGCTGGAAGTGCTGGCAGACCAGAAGACCCTGTTCCCGAACGTGATCGAAACCCTCAAGGCCGCCGAAGTGTTGGTCAAGGACGGTTTTGACGTGATGGTCTACACCAGCGACGACCCGATCATCGCCCGTCAACTGGCTGAAGCCGGTTGCATCGCGGTGATGCCGCTGGCTGGTCTGATCGGCACTGGCCTGGGTATCTGCAACCCTTACAACCTGCAGATCATCCTGGAAGAGTCCAAGGTGCCAGTGCTGGTCGATGCCGGCGTGGGTACCGCCTCCGACGCCACCATCGCCATGGAAATGGGTTGCGAAGCGGTGCTGATGAACTCGGCCATCGCCCACGCCCAGCAACCGGTGCTGATGGCTGAAGCCATGAAGCATGCCATTGTCGCGGGCCGCATGGCTTACCTCGCCGGGCGCATGCCGAAGAAACTCTATGCCAGCGCATCCTCGCCGCTGGATGGTCTGATCAAGTAA
- the mtgA gene encoding monofunctional biosynthetic peptidoglycan transglycosylase, with product MLSSYLRRFARALLWFAAGSVVLVLVFRWVPPPGTALMVERKVESWFNGDPIDLQRDWEPWENISDELKVAVIAGEDQKFASHWGFDIPAIQAALAYNERGGSIRGASTLTQQVAKNLFLWSGRSWLRKGLEAWFTALIELFWSKERILEVYLNSAEWGKGVFGAQAAARYHFGVDAKRLSRQQAAQLAAVLPSPIKWSASRPSAYVASRAGWIRRQMSQLGGPSYLMQLDASRKL from the coding sequence ATGCTGTCATCCTACCTTCGCCGCTTCGCCCGCGCCCTGCTCTGGTTCGCTGCCGGCAGTGTCGTGCTGGTGCTGGTGTTCCGCTGGGTGCCGCCGCCGGGCACCGCGCTGATGGTCGAGCGCAAGGTCGAGTCCTGGTTCAACGGCGACCCCATCGACCTGCAGCGCGACTGGGAGCCTTGGGAGAACATCTCCGATGAGCTGAAAGTCGCGGTCATTGCCGGCGAAGACCAGAAGTTCGCCAGCCACTGGGGCTTCGACATTCCCGCCATCCAGGCAGCTTTGGCCTACAACGAGCGGGGCGGCAGCATTCGCGGAGCGAGCACCCTGACACAGCAAGTGGCGAAGAACCTGTTCCTGTGGTCCGGCCGCAGTTGGCTACGCAAAGGGCTGGAGGCCTGGTTCACGGCACTGATCGAGCTGTTCTGGTCGAAGGAGCGGATTCTGGAGGTTTACCTGAACAGCGCCGAATGGGGCAAAGGCGTGTTCGGTGCCCAGGCGGCGGCGCGCTACCACTTTGGCGTGGACGCCAAGCGCCTGAGTCGCCAGCAGGCCGCGCAGCTGGCGGCTGTGCTGCCAAGCCCGATCAAATGGAGTGCCAGCCGGCCGAGCGCCTATGTGGCCAGCCGGGCGGGGTGGATCAGACGGCAGATGAGCCAGTTGGGTGGGCCTAGCTACCTGATGCAGCTGGATGCTTCGCGCAAACTCTAA
- a CDS encoding DUF3392 family protein, with product MDLVLDLLATVSRWSRSNLSEISLALVGCLLVLFGTDIKGWVEQRLGGLAGALRVPFMALLVMIGSGAALIYATPWVVKGLGQFNNYALAPVLLVVLVLIGVVADRRG from the coding sequence ATGGATCTGGTACTTGATCTGCTGGCGACGGTTTCCCGTTGGAGCCGTAGCAACCTGTCGGAGATTTCCCTGGCCCTGGTGGGCTGCCTGCTGGTGCTGTTCGGCACCGATATCAAAGGCTGGGTGGAGCAACGCCTGGGCGGTCTGGCTGGCGCACTGCGCGTGCCGTTCATGGCCTTGCTGGTGATGATTGGCAGCGGTGCGGCGCTGATCTATGCGACGCCGTGGGTGGTGAAGGGGCTTGGGCAGTTCAACAACTATGCGCTGGCACCCGTGCTGCTGGTGGTGCTGGTGTTGATTGGCGTGGTGGCTGATCGCCGCGGGTAA
- the thiS gene encoding sulfur carrier protein ThiS → MRIQLNGEPYELPAGESVAALLTRLELAGRRVAVELNLDIVPRSLHDTTLLNDGDQVEVVHAIGGG, encoded by the coding sequence ATGCGCATTCAACTGAACGGTGAACCTTACGAATTGCCCGCTGGCGAGAGCGTCGCGGCCCTGCTGACCCGCCTGGAACTGGCCGGGCGCCGGGTCGCGGTGGAACTGAACCTGGATATCGTGCCGCGTAGCCTGCACGACACCACGCTGCTCAATGACGGCGACCAGGTTGAAGTGGTCCACGCCATCGGTGGTGGCTAA
- the metW gene encoding methionine biosynthesis protein MetW encodes MRADLEIIHDWIPAGSRVLDLGCGNGELLASLRDRKQVTGYGLEIDADNIAACVAKGVNVIEQDLDKGLGNFASNSFDVVIMTQALQAVEYPDRILDEMLRVGRHCIITFPNFGHWRCRWYLATKGRMPVSDFMPYTWYNTPNIHFCTFADFEQLCHERHAKVLDRLAVDHLHRNGWGGRLWPNLLGEIGIYRVSSPGLQEHQLAV; translated from the coding sequence ATGAGAGCCGATCTGGAAATCATCCACGACTGGATCCCCGCCGGCAGCCGGGTACTCGACCTGGGCTGCGGCAATGGCGAGTTGCTGGCCTCGCTGCGTGATCGCAAGCAGGTCACCGGCTACGGCCTGGAGATCGACGCCGACAACATCGCCGCCTGCGTGGCCAAAGGTGTCAACGTCATCGAGCAGGACCTGGACAAAGGCCTGGGCAACTTCGCCAGCAACAGCTTCGACGTGGTCATCATGACCCAGGCCCTGCAGGCGGTGGAGTACCCCGACCGCATCCTGGACGAGATGCTGCGCGTCGGCCGCCATTGCATCATCACCTTCCCCAACTTCGGCCACTGGCGCTGCCGTTGGTACCTGGCGACCAAAGGCCGCATGCCGGTATCGGACTTCATGCCGTATACCTGGTACAACACACCGAACATCCACTTCTGCACCTTCGCCGACTTCGAACAGCTGTGCCACGAGCGCCACGCCAAGGTGCTCGACCGCCTGGCGGTCGACCATTTGCACCGTAACGGGTGGGGCGGGCGGCTTTGGCCTAATCTTCTAGGTGAAATCGGCATTTATCGCGTCAGCAGCCCTGGCCTGCAGGAGCACCAGCTCGCGGTCTGA
- a CDS encoding DUF423 domain-containing protein codes for MLRSFLMLAAFFGFTGVALGAFAAHGLKSRLTADYLAIFQTGVTYQLVHALAIFGVAVLSAHLPGRLVGWAGGLFAVGILLFSGSLYVLTLSGLGKLGMITPIGGLCFLAGWLCLGLAAWRLG; via the coding sequence ATGCTTCGCAGCTTCCTGATGCTCGCTGCCTTTTTCGGTTTTACCGGTGTCGCCCTGGGCGCATTCGCCGCGCACGGTCTTAAAAGCCGCCTGACGGCCGACTACCTGGCCATCTTCCAGACTGGCGTCACTTACCAGTTGGTGCATGCACTGGCGATCTTCGGTGTTGCCGTGCTCTCGGCGCATCTGCCTGGGCGCCTGGTGGGTTGGGCGGGCGGTCTGTTCGCGGTGGGTATCCTGTTGTTCTCCGGCAGCCTGTATGTGCTGACTCTGAGCGGATTGGGCAAATTGGGCATGATCACCCCAATCGGCGGCCTGTGCTTCCTCGCCGGTTGGCTGTGCCTGGGCCTGGCAGCCTGGCGGTTGGGCTGA
- the ftsX gene encoding permease-like cell division protein FtsX — MSTTRTPKVSERVAPKAADPAPEKKKRGENDDDGPDFRTLLHAWLESHRASLADSLRRLGKQPIGSFFTCLVMAVALSMPMGLSLLLKNVEVLGGSWQRAAQISLYLKLDAGGKAGEALRDDIKGMPGVADAQYVSREQALEEFQQQSGLGEALRELPDNPLPGVVVVTPTEVDKPALEALRQRLSELPRVEVAQLDLVWVERLAAILKLGDRFVFGLAVMLISALLLVIGNTIRLHIENRRIEIEVIKLVGGTDSYVRRPFLYMGALYGLGAGLFAWGILAFGLNWLNEAVVGLSGLYGSDFALAGVPASDGLSLLIGAVLLGYIGAWIAVARHLNELAPR; from the coding sequence ATGAGCACTACACGTACACCAAAGGTGTCCGAGCGCGTCGCGCCCAAGGCCGCCGACCCTGCGCCGGAGAAGAAAAAACGCGGCGAAAACGACGACGACGGCCCGGATTTCCGCACCCTGCTGCACGCCTGGCTGGAAAGCCACCGCGCCAGCCTGGCGGACAGCCTGCGCCGTTTGGGCAAACAGCCGATCGGCAGCTTCTTCACCTGCCTGGTCATGGCCGTGGCGCTGAGCATGCCCATGGGCTTGTCGTTGCTGCTGAAGAACGTCGAAGTACTGGGTGGTTCCTGGCAGCGTGCCGCGCAGATTTCGCTGTACCTCAAGCTGGACGCTGGCGGTAAGGCCGGGGAAGCCCTGCGGGACGATATCAAAGGCATGCCAGGGGTCGCAGATGCCCAATATGTCAGCCGGGAGCAAGCGTTGGAGGAATTCCAGCAGCAGTCCGGGCTGGGCGAGGCCTTGCGCGAACTGCCCGACAACCCGCTCCCTGGTGTTGTGGTGGTGACGCCGACCGAGGTCGACAAGCCCGCGCTGGAGGCGCTGCGCCAGCGCCTGTCGGAACTGCCTCGGGTCGAAGTGGCGCAGCTTGACCTGGTGTGGGTCGAGCGCCTGGCGGCAATCCTCAAGCTGGGTGACCGGTTCGTCTTCGGCCTGGCGGTCATGTTGATTTCCGCACTGCTGTTAGTAATCGGTAACACAATTCGTCTACATATTGAAAACCGCCGGATCGAGATCGAAGTGATCAAGCTGGTGGGCGGCACCGACAGCTATGTACGCAGGCCTTTCCTCTACATGGGAGCCTTGTATGGACTGGGCGCGGGGCTGTTTGCCTGGGGTATCCTGGCGTTTGGCCTGAACTGGCTGAACGAGGCCGTGGTAGGGCTCTCCGGGCTGTATGGCAGTGATTTCGCCCTGGCTGGCGTACCGGCTTCCGATGGTCTGTCGCTCTTGATTGGTGCGGTACTGTTGGGGTATATCGGTGCATGGATTGCGGTGGCTCGCCATTTGAACGAGCTAGCGCCACGATAG
- the rdgB gene encoding RdgB/HAM1 family non-canonical purine NTP pyrophosphatase: protein MMNFQQLVLASHNAGKLKELQAMLGASVQLRSIGEFSQVEPEETGLSFVENAILKARNAARISGLPALADDSGLAVDFLGGAPGIYSARYADGKGDAANNAKLLEALKDVPQDQRGAQFVCVLALVRHADDPLPILCEGLWHGQILFEASGEHGFGYDPLFWVPERSCSSADLPPVEKNQLSHRARAMALLRQRLGLA from the coding sequence ATGATGAATTTCCAGCAACTCGTATTGGCCAGCCACAACGCCGGCAAGCTCAAGGAACTCCAGGCCATGCTCGGAGCATCCGTCCAACTGCGCTCGATTGGCGAGTTCAGCCAGGTAGAACCCGAAGAAACCGGCCTGTCGTTCGTCGAAAACGCCATCCTCAAGGCACGTAACGCAGCGCGTATCTCCGGCCTGCCGGCCCTGGCCGACGACTCCGGCCTGGCCGTGGACTTCCTCGGCGGTGCGCCGGGCATCTACTCGGCGCGCTATGCCGACGGCAAGGGTGACGCGGCAAACAATGCCAAGCTGCTCGAAGCCCTGAAAGATGTCCCCCAGGACCAGCGCGGCGCCCAGTTCGTCTGCGTGCTGGCCTTGGTGCGCCATGCCGACGACCCACTGCCGATCCTGTGTGAAGGCCTGTGGCACGGGCAGATCCTGTTCGAGGCCAGTGGCGAACACGGCTTCGGCTACGACCCGCTGTTCTGGGTGCCGGAGCGCAGCTGTTCGAGCGCCGACCTTCCACCTGTCGAGAAGAACCAGCTTAGCCACCGCGCCCGCGCCATGGCCCTGCTGCGTCAACGTCTGGGCCTGGCATGA